From Daucus carota subsp. sativus chromosome 6, DH1 v3.0, whole genome shotgun sequence:
GAATtatcaaacacacacacacacacactaataaaatgtttgTGTATAATTATGATGTCAAATTCTTTTAAATAAGCTGGTTTTGGAGTTTGAAGGAATTGCGTAGTATTAAACACCCTCCACATCAGACACACTCTGATTCTTGGAATGTACTAGTCATTAAAGAAAGTAATAACTAACTTTGATGCTAGAAAACTAGTAGAAGGTCATTGGCTTTTGGATTCATTTATTTAGTGAGTTTAGAAGGCTATGAACAAAATTTGGCAGCCTCGTTTATGTTTAGGAAGCTTAGGTTTATAATTCATTAAGGTTTTGCAACTCAGCTTGTTGCAATGTCAGTTAGCCCTgtattcaattaataaaattcaacattattttaaatgaaatagcATATAAAAAGAGTAGTTGTATTTAACaaaggaaaaataattatatgtgtAAGTTGATTTGCTATCTTCCGGTAGCTATAGTATATagattaaaaatttatgaatacCAAAACAAACATTAATACTGAAATACAAATCAGACCATGTTATAGTACCCCTATGGTTTATAAAGGACATAAACAGAACGTTTGATGACCATTTGCACATACCAAAGGACTTTAAATTTACATTTATTGCTGCTTAGTTTTACATTTTTATCCTTCAAAGGTGAATACATCTACAGAATAATACACTTCAAGAGAATAGagataataaattaagaaaGATGACAAGGGCACTTATGTACCTAAAACATTATTATACATAGATAACAAGGGCACTCATGTACCTTAAACATTGTTATACTTTGATAACTGAGAATACAAACCAAAAACTTGTCGAATTCTAAAACTTCCTATAATTCCATATAGAGGGAGACAGGGAGTATATAAGTAGTTTTCAGACTCTGATGCATAGGGTAGCAATATGGATCTAAAAATGAACAACCAACCAATCCAAaccatttttcttaatttaagtATGCAAAATCACATATTTGAGTATGGTTTGGTTtcaatataacaatttttttcgGTTTAATTTGGTTTCAAACCAACGATAACcatgttaattatattttcagaACAAATTccatttattatctatctttTAATAATTCATTGAAGTGCTGACCCGGGGCCGATGATGGAAGCAAGTTGGAAGTGAGTTGAATCGGGTTTAACCATGGTCTCTGTTTTCGGGGTGTCGCAGTGATTATGCattttatgatatatatctgtatatacacacacacaaaaattgtatattgtaATTGTTAAAAGTAATGCTATTATCATAATTAAAGTGATAACTTGTTTTAGTAGTTCATTATTAACTGGTTAATTGATCTTTATAATATATGCAATATTAAGATCTCCTAGAATtatatagttaatttttttaatatttagcaATGAAGATACAGTTaattgtatttaaatataattaaatacaattaaatataatttaagatGCCGGGGAAGAGATGAATGCCCGTAACAGTGTACCTTGGGATCAGTGTTTATAAATGTGATAACTTTAATTTGGGTAAACCATAACTAGACAGGAACCAGACCAACATCAAGCCATATTAGAAATGATATTGATGCTTTATGGTTTGGGTTTAGAAACCAGACAGACCTATATTAGTAAAAGCAAAACCTGACCAAAACTACTTTTTGCCCTCCTTGCATGTGGTTGCTGCAGTTTTTTCATTTACTACCCTTTATCATTATTGTGATGCTATATCAAGCCAATATTTAGTTTCATAGTACACTAGCAATTGCTCTACTATTAAATTATCTCGATGAGAGTTACATGTCTTTGGGGCTTAGATCTAGTACTCTTCAATCATTACTATGTTCagaaattacataaaaataactAGTTCTTTTGGTTAGTATATTAGCTTCAATAATGTTTCTTCATGGCTTGTCATGAAATTAGAGAAGCAATGCAAGCTCTAACTGTTGCTAATTATGATGACCTTAAAATAGTTTGCAAATTTACCACTTAACCAGCTTTAAAGGCGGGGTTAAAACTTTTGATTTCGTTGGCTTTGGAGGAAATAAGGGAGCAAAAGAAGGATGATGCAGATTAGTTAGTGATCTATGATAGTATTCGTAAATCAACTTTACTAGTTCAATACGTGTAAatcttgatttataaaatttacgcgtatcaaaaaaaataaatttacggAGACAGCAGCtatacaagtatatatacaattaatgGTACAAATTATTATAGAGTGGAATCTATATGATAGTTTAAATCACCGGTTCCATTTGTGTTACTATCTGTTGTGATTTTTACAGTTTTTCACATCAGTGATGTCCTTTCTATGATTTCAAAATGCAGGGTGGTCTCTTTATCCTCCAATATGGATTTCATGATATTCAATCATCGTGGAAGAGCATTCCCAGCAGCAATTGATCTAAAATTGAAATGATAAAATCTAAAAGAGTGGAGCGGGACTTGCAATGCCGAAGAAAGATTGCAATATTTCTCTTTGATCGACAGAGCACTTTCTGATATTTTGTTTAGTAATGATTTGTTTGCTAATGAAGTGCAAATCAAacttttttagtttgtattaaaCAGTGAATTTGTGTAGTCTTTACATTAAGAACATTCagctatattttaaaacaaaaaatagacCCGGACAATAATTTGcaaattttcaattattataGCAGATATATTGGCATTTCAGAACTCTTTCTCTTCCCAAAATGCTTTGGAAGGTTTGTTACAGTTTACTTGCATGGTTTTGAGTGTATGAAGTTGCATCAATTTATGTTCAACAGAAAGCTCTGCCTAGATGGTCTGAAAAGAGTCAATTATGGCTTGTCAATGTCAAAATTGGCTTGGTTTGTTTACGGTTCTAAGAGCATTTCTCCAACAGACTCCTCAAACCGActcttaacttcaaattttaaacatgcTAATAAATGGAGCTCACCAGGTTGCTGACAGCTTCTTAAGCATATGAGCTCCACAGCCACAGGCAACGAGCTGTTGTTTTTTGATCGTTGTCACATGGCTATATTTGAGGGAGCAAAATAGAATCATGCACAGAGTCCAATGATTCATAAATACAAGGAAACATACACTTCAGCAACTAATGTACATGCAGATAGTCAGGGGCTCAGGGCCTTCAATGAAAATCTGACTAGCATGGATTATTTCTAGGCATCAGTTTATGCATTCAATGTCCTGACTCGCTCAAAACCAAAGGACTCTGAAACTTGTGGAGTCTCCATCTAAAGAAGGTTAGGTGATGAAGGCATCCTTTGCCCTAACTGTCAAATTCTCTACCCAAGCTACTCCGGTGGGTAGATTCTCAGCTTTACAAATCTTTTGCAAATTTGGTGGCTTGCTCAATAGCACCAAGAGGATAACTATTCTGTTGACAACTAAAATCATATGAATGCATGCATTGTTGAAGTATTACCTCAAGTTATTCCTTTCATCATCAAAGAACACTATAGTCTTTTATCATAACCTACTTCTGTCTCTAAGACTACAGACTACAGTGTATTGGCTCCGAAGCACCTCCTCACATATTTTCTATTGTAAGTACAATATACACGCACTTTCTTTACTTCAAAAGGAAACGCTTCGCCAGTGCACCAAAGCTTTCAAACTTCCTACCATCTCTGGGGATAATAACAAACCCAAAACCCATGGCACCTTCATCTACAACCAAAATTACCAGTTGCCCTCAAGGCTATATAAATTTTTCATTAATTGCAGAAATATTTTCTTCCTAACCTTATGATCTTTGGTATATCAAACTAAGCAACTAACAGAATAGCTTGAAATTTTTGTATACAGAATTTAAATAATGAGAGTGATCGACTTCCTCCTCAAAAGCTGAAAGCAATAATTTGAGTGAATCACAATAAAATTAGTAACTTACCAACTGATATAATACATGATCACAGGCTAACAATCCGGAACATTTGTTGTCACTGAAAGGACTCGATATGGAATGTAGATACAATATAAAAACCAACAAACTTCAGATTATCTCTAAAGACCTCTGTGATTTCTGACATTCACCACTTGGGGTTTAGAAAATACACGCATCATTCGACAACATGGAGTTAAAAGAATAAGCTACAAATCAattactatataaaaaaaaaaacgaagGCTATAATGCTGAAAAGTCTAAGAAACACTGTCGTACCTTGTAACTCTGGGACTACGAAAAATATCTAGTCAGAAAGGCTACTCTGTAACTACAGTACAATGGATGACTATTGACTCCCTAATCCGCTTCTATTTTCTGAACTCGAAATTGATCTGAGATGAGCACATGATAATGAACTAATTTACAACTGAGTGAGGTCCATTGGGTTTTCCATAGACTGTCTAATGATCAACTCAGCTCTCCTCTTTTTGTCATCCCTATCTTCATCTCTTCCAAACCAAAATGATGCCTGTCCACCTTTTTTCAGAAGGCTCAAGTCCGGAGATTCACATAAAAATGCTTTTCTAGCAGTTTTAAAGTTCAAACGAACAGCTAGCCTCTTATCCGGGATACTAGTTCCAGCACCATCTCCAAATTCACTAATACCTTCCTTTATTGCTTCAATTGCAGGAGCAAATGTCTCTAACAGAGAAACATGCTTATTTTCACGCCCTTCTTCCGACAGTTTCGATGGCATAACTATTGTTGAAACATCTTTTTCTCCTGCTTTAAAAGGAGCAGCAAGGTAGGGGTTTTTGCTTTCACCTGCCACGAAGCCATTGTCTAACTTGGTCGAGGTAGAAGCTACAGCTGAGCCATTACACATTATTCTTTGTTGCAAGTTCAACAAAGAACTTTCTGCCTTTCTTCGTTGCCTAGCAAGCTCAATTTTATCAGCACGGGGATCTGTCTTTCTTTCATTCCACATTGGTGTATGGATATATGTATGGGGATCAGGAAACGCCGGCAGCCACGCAGGAACATGTTTAAAAGCTGGTGTCTCACCCAtttgcacaaaactgggaattCTACTTGGTTTCTTTACTATGGGAAAATTGGGAACTGGCTGAACAAACGGAACTTCTTCTGCTGTTTCAACATACTCTATAATCCCTCTCACAGTTCCCGACTCCGCTAAACAAACACTATCTCCCGACGCACCTAAAAATCCAGTTGAAGCACTCAAATCCTCCAACCCTCGAATTATATCAAACACATTAGTCTCCGTCCTCCCAGCTAAATTAGTATTAAAACTAGCCGACCTTCCTAAATCACGAAGGTACCTAACCGCAATATCAGCAAGAGCATCCAATGCAGACTCATTAAAACTCTCAAACCCCACACTTTCACATATCTGAGCAACCGCAATTCTTGATACTGCACGTCCGAATTCGTCCCCTCCTGCCCTTCTACTCAGATTGCTTTTCTCTCTCTTAATCTCCACTACACCTTCATCTCTCATATTCAAACACCAGTATCATCTAGGTCTTTGCACAAACCCCACCATTCACCTCAACACCTGTcacaatatttcaaattcacatTTCAAGAAAACCccacaaatttcaaatttgcaaATTTGAATCAATCTCTTCTAGGGTTTTTCAAACAGCCCCACTAGTAACAAAACACTTTGACTgacaataattcaaaattaaaattcaagaaaagcccaagaatttcaattttttaatcatGCAATGTTGAATTCACATACCAATCTTCAAGAAAATACACAAATCTTGATAAAATACTTACTTGAACTTAGTAATGCTCCAGAACCCAATTGTTAGCAACCAAGAAAAGTGTAATTAATACAATCTAAAAAGTTTAGggttttaaaatctgaaaatataaaGGGGTTTAAGAATTGGGGTTTATACAATTACTATCAACTATTTGTAAAAGGGTTATGGAGGGATGAAAGAAAAAGGGGAGAGACACACAGATAGATACAGATCTCGAATGGGAGCCTCGAGGGTATTATTTATAAGCAAGGCCATAAATAAAAATGggcttaaaatatataaaatataaaagaataatatagtcCTTAGCTGGCAATTTTATCATGGGCTTAAATCTAACcgttgaaatattattatagtgGACGGCTAGGATGAATTGTAAGAGTAGGGTAATCAAGAAAGAGGATAAGTAAAGAAAGCTCCAATTTTCACAACAATTTCAAtttgcagagagagagagaaggggatgGAGAAGTATTTTGGTAATGCTTACAGAGGTGACCCGGGAGTTCCACATGCCGACCCGGAAAGGTTCATGAATATATGGATTGGTTCAGCTGCTTTCAATGTCTGCACCTTTTTTAATCCTTATATGTGGCAGCTCTCTAATCAATTCAAGTAAAAATTTCTCCTTTTTTATATTTGccatatactttatatataaatttgttttctTAGACCTCTCTCTGTGTGTGACTAGGGGATAGTGGGTTCTTTTTAATAACATATGAAGATTTTCTGTATTTTTGTATTGTGAATTTGTGTTGTTGGCATGTTTTTAATTTGTGGGATTGTGAACTTGTGTTGTGGTAAGTTCTCAAATTGTGGGATTGTAAAATTGATGTTAAATATGCATTTCttcttcaaaataaaataaaatgatatgcATTTCAATGAGCCCTAAACGTAGTCTGTACAAAGGACTGGGGTCATGGCAATTGTTTCCACATTTAAAATGGCAAAATTCCGAGCATGATAATTGTGGTCTCAGGCACGGTGTCCATGAACTGATCATTGTAGTTTTGTGTTGGTAATGTACAGTTGTTTTAAATTCTTATAATTTACTCCTTAAACAGTGTGACAAGTTCTATTTTAGAGAATATCTGATATGTTATGTGATTTGTAGGATACAGGATCAATTTATTTGTTTGTGTAATTTGTTGTGAGTTATTACGAGGCAGTATCGACACTAGATCCATAAAGTGGGCTACTGTGGTGGTTTGTAGGTATAGTTATATAGCATTGATGCAAATGTAAAGAAGAAAAGCTGGACATGAACAATGAAGATGTTGATTTTCAGAAGATTAACTTGTTTCAGTTTATTGTTATTCATCATGCATGATAGTTACCCTTAATCCCCAATTTCAGTTCTTCAAGTTCGATATGCCAATGTTGAGCACTTCCTAGTATTGTTCAAGTTTGATGCCTAATTTATTAGTAAaaatctttataatatttttcataattgtgCCGTCCTAATGTAAAGTCTAAACAAATCTGTGATCACCTACGGTTATATCATTTAAATGTAAGTCAACAAAAACTATGCAAGATTTTCATTTCTCATACCTTCATCTTCCATTAGGTTGAGTAAATTTCTTAATTTCTTAACGAAGTGCTTGACCAAGTCTTCACAGTACGTGTTTAGGAGTATGGAGTGTTTTTCGCAATGTATATTAGATAAGTTTCAACAATAGGAATCATGAAACACATACATCTATCTATCCTTGGTTCATAATTTAGCAACCATATGGATATTAACTATTAGGGTATTTCTCTCATTGCTTGATCTTTTCCGGCTAATTTTATGCTTTTGCTGTCTGTGTAAAGACTTTTGGTCTCAAAGAACCGATCCACTTCTTTTGTGTTGTTTGGCAAAATGAGCTCTAATCTACTCTGATGCTCTAATCGAATTATTAGTGCTTTTTCTTGATCCATTTCTTGGCTCGGGTGGCAAGAATTATCTTCTCCATAACAACTATTCTGTTTCTAATTTCCAGTTGGCATGACAAAGCAATGCAATTTGAACATTATCACTGGAAGAAAGCATTGGAGAAGAAGCAGCCATATCAATTTAAGGTAAAAACCACAACGTTCTTATTTTTTGTTCTGGACTCGAGTCTTTGATCAATATTTGAAGTAAGGGTATACTGTTTTGCATAAATCAGCACAATTTACTGTTGTGATATTTTGTTTCTTTGTGCAGTGGAACCAGCATAGCAAAGAATTCCGGGACTCGTACTACTACAACTGGCCTGTATATTTTCCTTAGGATGCTTATTTGGATTCGCTATTTGCATCATTTCCTATGAGATTTCCAAACGTAATAGCTTTAAGCCAGCCTATtcctttttaatttatgtttattaGCTAAACAAAGCTACAAAGCTAAACGATACATTCAGCTTCAAGTTCGTTAATATGCATCCTGCTTGACACTTCTTCAAATATATTGAGCTTTCAATTGGGCAGACAATTCGAAAATAAATGCTCTTTGGTTTGCTGCATTGCATGTTTACAAGTTTGCTGCAATCAATTTACTGTGTTCGagtctaaaaaataaaataaaataatactgaTCTGGTATCTCATATATCGAAAACACACATTTCTGGTGAGAAATAAAAGAAGTTTATTCTACAGCTCAAGCATTTGGGATGTACTTGCCTACTCTCATGGTCGTTGCAAAAGTTTGTATTGTTTAAAGTGATTAGTATTTTTTATTACATAAGaatgtatttttataatattaacatGTGACTAATTTTTCCAGGTATGTATATTCAGTGAGGATAATTATTTTTTGCaaaagaataaatatataaactccGTATGGTTTCagcaatttcaaataaaaaatgaaaaatggaaGAAAGTTGATTTCAAAATGAATATAGTACAAGGGATGAGGTAAATAGGTAATTAGTTAATTACTAATTTAGCCAAGTGAAAGTGAAGCTAATGCACGCGCCCTGTGGGCAGTTTGGGGCTGAAGCAGTAATGATAACGATCTATCCTATGATTCCTATCCAAACAAAAACATATACTGAAACTAAACCCGCAGAACACAATCTAGTATGACTGACAGTTTATGTACATGCAAAGATCTGACTGTCTGAAAGTGAGGTTGGGAAGTTACTAGCAATGGTGGGCTTTCTTCTACAATTCCCTTGTTCTGTTCCAGCTTTCAGATCATCTTCAACCAATCCTCTTCTTGCTGCTACTGTTGTTTCTGCTCATTCCGACCATTCACTTACAACCCAACAAAATTCTTCTCATTTCACCAGATGGGCTGCTGCTTTTCCATCCAAGTCTTTGAGTTTTGCGCTTTCTGCTACTCTTGCTATTTCTTTATCTCTCTCAGGTTACTCACTTGCTATCAACTTAATTTTGTCAACTATGTCTTACATTGTTGACTTGCTTCATTATCTATTATCCTTGACAATTAGGGTGTGAGTTTCCTTTAAGTATATGATATTTGAGAAAAATTTAGCGGATATGATGGCTCGGGATTTCATTTAGAACACTACTTGATCTAATTATGTTATGCACAATTTGTGTTTGCAAATTCTGTGGTAGCAGCTGAACTACAGTTTGTGATGTGAGTCGGTGTGTTATTGGGCTTCCAACTTGCCGTTCAATGTGCTTTCAGCGGATTGAATCAAGGAAACCAAATATGTAGTTAGTTATGTTTGAATCTCTTGTCATTTTCTAAAGGGACTGTTTTATTGCAAGATAGGTTGTAATATTTCATGGTTATCCTGATAACAGTGTTTTATTAAACAGTTGTAGCGCCCCTTTTCTTTCTctctttgttttttaatatCGAAGCATTGTATAATCATTCTGAAATAGCTATTTTAAATGGAGCATTCTATTTGTTTTGGTCTTGCCAATGGTAGTTTGCTGAATTCGATTACTGGCACACTCATGCCTCCACAGACTTCAAACCCTCAACCTCCGTAACCAAGAGATTAGGGGTTTCCTTAAGCCCTTTGGCTGTGAGGCATAGGATCCAGAGCATCCTTACCTGTTCTGCGACTATTTGCATAAATAATCTAATATGAATGAAAAACTTGTGTTAGTTTTATTACATGCTTGTGCGAAtgctaattgattttaaagaatTACAACCAAATTTTGCAGGAATTGGATATGCTGAAGCAAAAGTTGGGGTTAACAAGCCAGAATTGCTCCCTAAAAACTTCACTCCAGTTATTGACGTAGCTGGTTTCCTCTCTGAAGGACAGGTACGCATCTTTGTCATGCTTTGCTTATTATGTACAATATGAATTCTCGAGTAATGACTCTATATATAGGATTACCATTGTTTTtctctttcaaattcattgtaAAATTCAAAAGCATATGCTGTAGTATATTATATCAAGGTTGGTTTAATCTAGTTGCAAACTTTTATTATAGTAATGCATCAATCCATAGAgcattgaagattctctaaGGCTTCACTTGCTTTAACTTTTGGTGTTTTTTATTGGTATTCCTCCCTATTAATCGCTTTGCTCAAAGCACTTTTCTAGCTAATAAATACTCTATGGTTTATTACCTATTATGTGTCATTCCTATTGATCCCCCAACTCTATTTCTAGGCAGCTCCAAAGAATAGATTAGTAGGTTGATTAATTCCATGAAATTAGAATAAAGTCCTTTTTTTGTAATTGTAACTTTATCAGGAAAGACACTATTTCAGCACAATTTATCTTGGTATACTGCTTTTAAGCTCAAAGTCTATAAAAAGAACTTCATGAATTGCTTCATCTTTTGCTCTTGATATCTCTATGTAATTGACATTTTACAAGTAATGATATTCTTTGGTCTGCACTGTTCCCCTCATAGCTGAGAAGGACATTTTTTTCTACATCGCGTTGTTTAGTTTTAAGGACATTTACAACTAATTGTCATTTTTTCATCTTTAGGGAGGTTATATTGCAAACACTCTATGAACATAATCTTTTGTTGTCTGCACTGTGGCTGTTTTTAATTCCAGTCATGGTGATGCAATTATGTTGAGTTTATACAAAATAATACTTGATGACAATATCTGTCCTTTAAAAACAGTCCCTATCAATTGCACGTCAATATCAAAATAATGTTTATAGCAATTAAGTAATGGCAGGAAAACAGAATTGCACAGGAGATTACTGCTATTGAGAAGGACACTGGTTTTAAGTTGAGAGTTCTTGCTCAGAATTATCCTGATACTcctggtatatatatatacatagtaaattttcaagaaatcctGTCTTTAACAGATTATCCTGTTATTTATCTATTAGGATTAGTATTATGCAATCAGAAATTTACATGTTCATAACAGATATATCTATCCTCTTCAGGGTTAGCGATCAAAGATTATTGGCAAGTCGATGACAGAACTATCGTTTTTGTAGCTGACCCTACCTTTGGTAAATAACTGATATGACACATAAACTTCAAGTTGTTCCATCTTAACTTTGTTATTGATCTTGGTGattttttgtttcatatttgTACATACCATCGTGAACGATAATGCATGTCATTTTCTTTTCAGGCAATATACTGAACTTTAATGTGGGAGATTTGGTTGATCTAGACATACCACGCAGCTTCTGG
This genomic window contains:
- the LOC108193028 gene encoding thylakoid lumenal 15.0 kDa protein 2, chloroplastic; amino-acid sequence: MVGFLLQFPCSVPAFRSSSTNPLLAATVVSAHSDHSLTTQQNSSHFTRWAAAFPSKSLSFALSATLAISLSLSGIGYAEAKVGVNKPELLPKNFTPVIDVAGFLSEGQENRIAQEITAIEKDTGFKLRVLAQNYPDTPGLAIKDYWQVDDRTIVFVADPTFGNILNFNVGDLVDLDIPRSFWSRLAGKYGNMFYWKEKGEDASIEAAVMAISNCLREPVGPNNCSEIN
- the LOC108192958 gene encoding transcription initiation factor TFIID subunit 8, which encodes MRDEGVVEIKREKSNLSRRAGGDEFGRAVSRIAVAQICESVGFESFNESALDALADIAVRYLRDLGRSASFNTNLAGRTETNVFDIIRGLEDLSASTGFLGASGDSVCLAESGTVRGIIEYVETAEEVPFVQPVPNFPIVKKPSRIPSFVQMGETPAFKHVPAWLPAFPDPHTYIHTPMWNERKTDPRADKIELARQRRKAESSLLNLQQRIMCNGSAVASTSTKLDNGFVAGESKNPYLAAPFKAGEKDVSTIVMPSKLSEEGRENKHVSLLETFAPAIEAIKEGISEFGDGAGTSIPDKRLAVRLNFKTARKAFLCESPDLSLLKKGGQASFWFGRDEDRDDKKRRAELIIRQSMENPMDLTQL
- the LOC108192960 gene encoding uncharacterized protein LOC108192960, with amino-acid sequence MEKYFGNAYRGDPGVPHADPERFMNIWIGSAAFNVCTFFNPYMWQLSNQFNWHDKAMQFEHYHWKKALEKKQPYQFKWNQHSKEFRDSYYYNWPVYFP